The proteins below are encoded in one region of Pleuronectes platessa chromosome 12, fPlePla1.1, whole genome shotgun sequence:
- the nvl gene encoding nuclear valosin-containing protein-like isoform X2, producing MKNRVVGLDSRLRQRVEQYMASSNREYVDLSAMALDLQKLHRMEYGRRNKTAFRIQVEKVYEAIMKESGLNYLESKHLAKRAKHSQKDNGEGSSSSSSGESSDTEHIQENTPINHMNSSVTSLYRKGNPDSITGSPRRDQPAPSSDVSTATPPPSAGTVVSRGGWFIDKGRGPEKSNILIDLCDEEPTNTATNTDVSMLEPEKSRRKSKKRTKSSTETAEPQTLTKKAKSKLPELQYPTLKFEDVGGNEDTLTEVCKLMINMRHPEVYQHLGMVPPRGFLLHGPPGCGKTLLAQAVAGELQLPLLKVSAPELVSGVSGESEQKLRELFDLAVSSAPCILFIDEIDSITPRREVASKDMERRIVAQLLTCMDDLNSLTVTAQILVIGATNRPDSLDPALRRAGRFDREICMGIPDEAARLRILKTLCRKLKLPEDFDYQQLAHLTPGYVGADLMALCREAAMTAVNRALLEMRGWPQGEGQISTSELLTSNVQTEAVVTDGEVGEQQTTDMKPVSQEESGQSQLQQGELCHLLHLLKSTDTLSEEELDSLSILMSDFQASLSSIQPSAKREGFATVPDVTWENVGALHDIREELTMAILAPVRSPEQFKALGLSAPSGVLLAGPPGCGKTLLAKAVANESGLNFISVKGPELLNMYVGESERAVRQVFQRGRNSAPCVIFFDEIDALCPRRSGHESGASVRVVNQLLTEMDGLETRRQVFIMAATNRPDIIDPAILRPGRLDKTLYVGLPPAKDRHEILLTITKGGTKPQLEQDVSLEEIAFDERCDCLTGADLTALVREASVNALRAYLKSQNPPASSSGPRCSAGSVAHIRVSKQNFEDAFKKVRPSVSKKDQRTYELLRESLSR from the exons ATGAAGAACAGAGTAGTTGGGTTGGACAGTCGGCTCagacagagagtggagcag TATATGGCATCCAGCAACCGTGAATATGTGGACCTTTCAGCCATGGCCCTCGACCTTCAGAAGTTACACAG AATGGAGTATGGCAGAAGAAACAAGACAGCTTTCAGGATTCAAGTAGAGAAAG TGTATGAAGCTATCATGAAGGAATCTGGGCTGAATTATCTGGAGAGCAAGCACTTGGCTAAGAGAGCCAAGCACAGCCAGAAAGACAATGG tgaggggagcagcagcagcagctcaggggAGTCGTCTGACACTGAACATATTCAGGAAAACACT CCCATCAACCACATGAACAGCTCTGTTACATCTCTCTATCGGAAGGGAAACCCTGACTCCATTACCGGCTCACCCAGGAGAGATCAGCCTGCTCCAAGCAGTGATGTCAGCACAGCCACTCCCCCTCCCAGTGCAGGCACTGTGGTCTCCAGAGGAGGCTGGTTCATTGATAAAGGGAGGGGCCCCGAGAAAAGCAACATTCTCATTGACCTGTGTGATGAGGAGCCTACAAATACAGCAACAAAT ACAGACGTGTCCATGCTGGAGCCTGAGAAATCTCGCAGGAAGTctaaaaaaaggacaaagagCTCAACTGAAACAGCCGAGCCTCAAACCTTGACCAAAAAAG CTAAATCCAAGTTACCAGAACTGCAGTATCCGACTCTGAAGTTTGAGGACGTAGGAGGTAATGAAGACACATTAACG GAGGTGTGTAAGCTGATGATCAACATGCGTCACCCAGAGGTGTACCAACATCTGGGAATGGTTCCTCCCAGGGGCTTCCTCCTCCATGGACCTCCCGGCTGTGGAAAGACATTGCTGGCCCAGGCTGTGGCTGGT gagctgcagctgcccCTGCTAAAGGTGTCTGCTCCGGAGCTGGTGTCTGGAGTGTCTGGAGAATCTGAACAGAAACTCAGAGAGCTGTTTGACTTGGCTGTG AGCTCTGCTCCGTGTATCCTGTTCATAGATGAGATAGACTCCATCACCCCTAGGAGAGAGGTGGCCTCTAAAGACATGGAGAGGAGGATTGTAGCTCAGCTGCTAACCTGCATGGACG ACTTGAACAGTTTGACCGTGACAGCTCAGATCCTGGTCATCGGCGCCACCAACAGGCCAGACTCCCTGGACCCTGCCCTACGCAGAGCTGGACGCTTTGATAGAGAGATCTGTATGGGCATCCCGGATGAAGCAGCTCGTCTCAG GATCTTGAAGACTTTGTGTCGAAAGCTGAAGCTGCCGGAGGACTTTGACTACCAGCAGCTGGCCCATCTCACCCCTGGCTATGTGGGGGCTGACCTCATGGCTCTGTGCCGCGAAGCTGCCATGACTGCTGTAAACAGGGCTCTGCTGGAAATGAGAGGGTGGCCTCAGGGCGAGGGACAAATCTCTACTTCAGAGTTGCTAACAAGCAATGTTCAGACTGAGGCTGTTGTGACAGACGGAGAGGTCGGGGAGCAACAGACAACAGACATGAAGCCAGTATCTCAGGAAGAGTCAGGACAGAGTCAGCTGCAG CAGGGGGAGCTGTGTCACCTCCTACACCTGCTGAAATCCACTGACACACTGTCAGAGGAAGAGCTGGACAGCCTGTCCATTCTTATGTCCGACTTCCAGGCCTCCTTGTCCAGTATCCAGCCCTCAGCCAAGAGAGAGGGCTTCGCCACTGTGCCTGACGTCACCTGGGAGAATGTGGGGGCACTGCATGATATCAGAGAGGAGCTCACCATGGCCATACTG GCTCCTGTGCGTTCTCCGGAACAATTCAAAGCGCTGGGTCTCAGTGCTCCATCTGGAGTTTTGCTGGCTGGACCTCCGGGATGTGGAAAAACACTGCTTGCCAAG GCAGTGGCCAATGAGTCAGGCCTCAACTTCATCTCTGTCAAGGGACCAGAACTGCTCAATATG TATGTTGGAGAGAGTGAACGAGCAGTCAGACAGGTCTTCCAGAGAGGACGCAACTCTGCTCCATGCGTCATCTTTTTTGACGAGATTGATGCTCTGTGTCCTCGTCGCTCAGGGCATGAG tCAGGAGCCAGTGTGCGGGTGGTCAACCAGCTACTTACAGAGATGGATGGCTTAGAGACTCGACGACAGGTCTTCATCATGGCTGCTACAAACAGACCAG ATATCATTGACCCTGCCATTCTGAGGCCAGGTCGCCTAGATAAAACTCTGTATGTGGGCCTGCCGCCTGCAAAAGATCGCCATGAAATCCTGCTCACTATTACTAAG GGGGGGACCAAACCTCAACTGGAGCAAGATGTCAGTCTTGAAGAGATCGCCTTTGATGAGCGCTGTGATTGCTTAAC TGGGGCTGACCTGACTGCATTAGTGAGAGAAGCATCTGTTAATGCCCTGAGGGCCTACCTCAAGTCCCAGaatcctccagcttcctcctctg GTCCCAGATGCTCCGCTGGGTCAGTTGCTCACATCAGAGTCAGTAAACAGAACTTTGAGGATGCCTTCAAGAAAGTTAGACCATCAGTGTCCAAAAAg GATCAACGGACGTATGAGCTGCTCAGAGAGTCCCTCAGCAGATAA
- the nvl gene encoding nuclear valosin-containing protein-like isoform X1: MKNRVVGLDSRLRQRVEQYMASSNREYVDLSAMALDLQKLHRMEYGRRNKTAFRIQVEKVYEAIMKESGLNYLESKHLAKRAKHSQKDNGEGSSSSSSGESSDTEHIQENTPINHMNSSVTSLYRKGNPDSITGSPRRDQPAPSSDVSTATPPPSAGTVVSRGGWFIDKGRGPEKSNILIDLCDEEPTNTATNQTDVSMLEPEKSRRKSKKRTKSSTETAEPQTLTKKAKSKLPELQYPTLKFEDVGGNEDTLTEVCKLMINMRHPEVYQHLGMVPPRGFLLHGPPGCGKTLLAQAVAGELQLPLLKVSAPELVSGVSGESEQKLRELFDLAVSSAPCILFIDEIDSITPRREVASKDMERRIVAQLLTCMDDLNSLTVTAQILVIGATNRPDSLDPALRRAGRFDREICMGIPDEAARLRILKTLCRKLKLPEDFDYQQLAHLTPGYVGADLMALCREAAMTAVNRALLEMRGWPQGEGQISTSELLTSNVQTEAVVTDGEVGEQQTTDMKPVSQEESGQSQLQQGELCHLLHLLKSTDTLSEEELDSLSILMSDFQASLSSIQPSAKREGFATVPDVTWENVGALHDIREELTMAILAPVRSPEQFKALGLSAPSGVLLAGPPGCGKTLLAKAVANESGLNFISVKGPELLNMYVGESERAVRQVFQRGRNSAPCVIFFDEIDALCPRRSGHESGASVRVVNQLLTEMDGLETRRQVFIMAATNRPDIIDPAILRPGRLDKTLYVGLPPAKDRHEILLTITKGGTKPQLEQDVSLEEIAFDERCDCLTGADLTALVREASVNALRAYLKSQNPPASSSGPRCSAGSVAHIRVSKQNFEDAFKKVRPSVSKKDQRTYELLRESLSR, translated from the exons ATGAAGAACAGAGTAGTTGGGTTGGACAGTCGGCTCagacagagagtggagcag TATATGGCATCCAGCAACCGTGAATATGTGGACCTTTCAGCCATGGCCCTCGACCTTCAGAAGTTACACAG AATGGAGTATGGCAGAAGAAACAAGACAGCTTTCAGGATTCAAGTAGAGAAAG TGTATGAAGCTATCATGAAGGAATCTGGGCTGAATTATCTGGAGAGCAAGCACTTGGCTAAGAGAGCCAAGCACAGCCAGAAAGACAATGG tgaggggagcagcagcagcagctcaggggAGTCGTCTGACACTGAACATATTCAGGAAAACACT CCCATCAACCACATGAACAGCTCTGTTACATCTCTCTATCGGAAGGGAAACCCTGACTCCATTACCGGCTCACCCAGGAGAGATCAGCCTGCTCCAAGCAGTGATGTCAGCACAGCCACTCCCCCTCCCAGTGCAGGCACTGTGGTCTCCAGAGGAGGCTGGTTCATTGATAAAGGGAGGGGCCCCGAGAAAAGCAACATTCTCATTGACCTGTGTGATGAGGAGCCTACAAATACAGCAACAAAT CAGACAGACGTGTCCATGCTGGAGCCTGAGAAATCTCGCAGGAAGTctaaaaaaaggacaaagagCTCAACTGAAACAGCCGAGCCTCAAACCTTGACCAAAAAAG CTAAATCCAAGTTACCAGAACTGCAGTATCCGACTCTGAAGTTTGAGGACGTAGGAGGTAATGAAGACACATTAACG GAGGTGTGTAAGCTGATGATCAACATGCGTCACCCAGAGGTGTACCAACATCTGGGAATGGTTCCTCCCAGGGGCTTCCTCCTCCATGGACCTCCCGGCTGTGGAAAGACATTGCTGGCCCAGGCTGTGGCTGGT gagctgcagctgcccCTGCTAAAGGTGTCTGCTCCGGAGCTGGTGTCTGGAGTGTCTGGAGAATCTGAACAGAAACTCAGAGAGCTGTTTGACTTGGCTGTG AGCTCTGCTCCGTGTATCCTGTTCATAGATGAGATAGACTCCATCACCCCTAGGAGAGAGGTGGCCTCTAAAGACATGGAGAGGAGGATTGTAGCTCAGCTGCTAACCTGCATGGACG ACTTGAACAGTTTGACCGTGACAGCTCAGATCCTGGTCATCGGCGCCACCAACAGGCCAGACTCCCTGGACCCTGCCCTACGCAGAGCTGGACGCTTTGATAGAGAGATCTGTATGGGCATCCCGGATGAAGCAGCTCGTCTCAG GATCTTGAAGACTTTGTGTCGAAAGCTGAAGCTGCCGGAGGACTTTGACTACCAGCAGCTGGCCCATCTCACCCCTGGCTATGTGGGGGCTGACCTCATGGCTCTGTGCCGCGAAGCTGCCATGACTGCTGTAAACAGGGCTCTGCTGGAAATGAGAGGGTGGCCTCAGGGCGAGGGACAAATCTCTACTTCAGAGTTGCTAACAAGCAATGTTCAGACTGAGGCTGTTGTGACAGACGGAGAGGTCGGGGAGCAACAGACAACAGACATGAAGCCAGTATCTCAGGAAGAGTCAGGACAGAGTCAGCTGCAG CAGGGGGAGCTGTGTCACCTCCTACACCTGCTGAAATCCACTGACACACTGTCAGAGGAAGAGCTGGACAGCCTGTCCATTCTTATGTCCGACTTCCAGGCCTCCTTGTCCAGTATCCAGCCCTCAGCCAAGAGAGAGGGCTTCGCCACTGTGCCTGACGTCACCTGGGAGAATGTGGGGGCACTGCATGATATCAGAGAGGAGCTCACCATGGCCATACTG GCTCCTGTGCGTTCTCCGGAACAATTCAAAGCGCTGGGTCTCAGTGCTCCATCTGGAGTTTTGCTGGCTGGACCTCCGGGATGTGGAAAAACACTGCTTGCCAAG GCAGTGGCCAATGAGTCAGGCCTCAACTTCATCTCTGTCAAGGGACCAGAACTGCTCAATATG TATGTTGGAGAGAGTGAACGAGCAGTCAGACAGGTCTTCCAGAGAGGACGCAACTCTGCTCCATGCGTCATCTTTTTTGACGAGATTGATGCTCTGTGTCCTCGTCGCTCAGGGCATGAG tCAGGAGCCAGTGTGCGGGTGGTCAACCAGCTACTTACAGAGATGGATGGCTTAGAGACTCGACGACAGGTCTTCATCATGGCTGCTACAAACAGACCAG ATATCATTGACCCTGCCATTCTGAGGCCAGGTCGCCTAGATAAAACTCTGTATGTGGGCCTGCCGCCTGCAAAAGATCGCCATGAAATCCTGCTCACTATTACTAAG GGGGGGACCAAACCTCAACTGGAGCAAGATGTCAGTCTTGAAGAGATCGCCTTTGATGAGCGCTGTGATTGCTTAAC TGGGGCTGACCTGACTGCATTAGTGAGAGAAGCATCTGTTAATGCCCTGAGGGCCTACCTCAAGTCCCAGaatcctccagcttcctcctctg GTCCCAGATGCTCCGCTGGGTCAGTTGCTCACATCAGAGTCAGTAAACAGAACTTTGAGGATGCCTTCAAGAAAGTTAGACCATCAGTGTCCAAAAAg GATCAACGGACGTATGAGCTGCTCAGAGAGTCCCTCAGCAGATAA
- the nvl gene encoding nuclear valosin-containing protein-like isoform X3 — translation MKNRVVGLDSRLRQRVEQYMASSNREYVDLSAMALDLQKLHRMEYGRRNKTAFRIQVEKVYEAIMKESGLNYLESKHLAKRAKHSQKDNGEGSSSSSSGESSDTEHIQENTPINHMNSSVTSLYRKGNPDSITGSPRRDQPAPSSDVSTATPPPSAGTVVSRGGWFIDKGRGPEKSNILIDLCDEEPTNTATNQTDVSMLEPEKSRRKSKKRTKSSTETAEPQTLTKKAKSKLPELQYPTLKFEDVGGNEDTLTEVCKLMINMRHPEVYQHLGMVPPRGFLLHGPPGCGKTLLAQAVAGELQLPLLKVSAPELVSGVSGESEQKLRELFDLAVSSAPCILFIDEIDSITPRREVASKDMERRIVAQLLTCMDDLNSLTVTAQILVIGATNRPDSLDPALRRAGRFDREICMGIPDEAARLRILKTLCRKLKLPEDFDYQQLAHLTPGYVGADLMALCREAAMTAVNRALLEMRGWPQGEGQISTSELLTSNVQTEAVVTDGEVGEQQTTDMKPVSQEESGQSQLQGELCHLLHLLKSTDTLSEEELDSLSILMSDFQASLSSIQPSAKREGFATVPDVTWENVGALHDIREELTMAILAPVRSPEQFKALGLSAPSGVLLAGPPGCGKTLLAKAVANESGLNFISVKGPELLNMYVGESERAVRQVFQRGRNSAPCVIFFDEIDALCPRRSGHESGASVRVVNQLLTEMDGLETRRQVFIMAATNRPDIIDPAILRPGRLDKTLYVGLPPAKDRHEILLTITKGGTKPQLEQDVSLEEIAFDERCDCLTGADLTALVREASVNALRAYLKSQNPPASSSGPRCSAGSVAHIRVSKQNFEDAFKKVRPSVSKKDQRTYELLRESLSR, via the exons ATGAAGAACAGAGTAGTTGGGTTGGACAGTCGGCTCagacagagagtggagcag TATATGGCATCCAGCAACCGTGAATATGTGGACCTTTCAGCCATGGCCCTCGACCTTCAGAAGTTACACAG AATGGAGTATGGCAGAAGAAACAAGACAGCTTTCAGGATTCAAGTAGAGAAAG TGTATGAAGCTATCATGAAGGAATCTGGGCTGAATTATCTGGAGAGCAAGCACTTGGCTAAGAGAGCCAAGCACAGCCAGAAAGACAATGG tgaggggagcagcagcagcagctcaggggAGTCGTCTGACACTGAACATATTCAGGAAAACACT CCCATCAACCACATGAACAGCTCTGTTACATCTCTCTATCGGAAGGGAAACCCTGACTCCATTACCGGCTCACCCAGGAGAGATCAGCCTGCTCCAAGCAGTGATGTCAGCACAGCCACTCCCCCTCCCAGTGCAGGCACTGTGGTCTCCAGAGGAGGCTGGTTCATTGATAAAGGGAGGGGCCCCGAGAAAAGCAACATTCTCATTGACCTGTGTGATGAGGAGCCTACAAATACAGCAACAAAT CAGACAGACGTGTCCATGCTGGAGCCTGAGAAATCTCGCAGGAAGTctaaaaaaaggacaaagagCTCAACTGAAACAGCCGAGCCTCAAACCTTGACCAAAAAAG CTAAATCCAAGTTACCAGAACTGCAGTATCCGACTCTGAAGTTTGAGGACGTAGGAGGTAATGAAGACACATTAACG GAGGTGTGTAAGCTGATGATCAACATGCGTCACCCAGAGGTGTACCAACATCTGGGAATGGTTCCTCCCAGGGGCTTCCTCCTCCATGGACCTCCCGGCTGTGGAAAGACATTGCTGGCCCAGGCTGTGGCTGGT gagctgcagctgcccCTGCTAAAGGTGTCTGCTCCGGAGCTGGTGTCTGGAGTGTCTGGAGAATCTGAACAGAAACTCAGAGAGCTGTTTGACTTGGCTGTG AGCTCTGCTCCGTGTATCCTGTTCATAGATGAGATAGACTCCATCACCCCTAGGAGAGAGGTGGCCTCTAAAGACATGGAGAGGAGGATTGTAGCTCAGCTGCTAACCTGCATGGACG ACTTGAACAGTTTGACCGTGACAGCTCAGATCCTGGTCATCGGCGCCACCAACAGGCCAGACTCCCTGGACCCTGCCCTACGCAGAGCTGGACGCTTTGATAGAGAGATCTGTATGGGCATCCCGGATGAAGCAGCTCGTCTCAG GATCTTGAAGACTTTGTGTCGAAAGCTGAAGCTGCCGGAGGACTTTGACTACCAGCAGCTGGCCCATCTCACCCCTGGCTATGTGGGGGCTGACCTCATGGCTCTGTGCCGCGAAGCTGCCATGACTGCTGTAAACAGGGCTCTGCTGGAAATGAGAGGGTGGCCTCAGGGCGAGGGACAAATCTCTACTTCAGAGTTGCTAACAAGCAATGTTCAGACTGAGGCTGTTGTGACAGACGGAGAGGTCGGGGAGCAACAGACAACAGACATGAAGCCAGTATCTCAGGAAGAGTCAGGACAGAGTCAGCTGCAG GGGGAGCTGTGTCACCTCCTACACCTGCTGAAATCCACTGACACACTGTCAGAGGAAGAGCTGGACAGCCTGTCCATTCTTATGTCCGACTTCCAGGCCTCCTTGTCCAGTATCCAGCCCTCAGCCAAGAGAGAGGGCTTCGCCACTGTGCCTGACGTCACCTGGGAGAATGTGGGGGCACTGCATGATATCAGAGAGGAGCTCACCATGGCCATACTG GCTCCTGTGCGTTCTCCGGAACAATTCAAAGCGCTGGGTCTCAGTGCTCCATCTGGAGTTTTGCTGGCTGGACCTCCGGGATGTGGAAAAACACTGCTTGCCAAG GCAGTGGCCAATGAGTCAGGCCTCAACTTCATCTCTGTCAAGGGACCAGAACTGCTCAATATG TATGTTGGAGAGAGTGAACGAGCAGTCAGACAGGTCTTCCAGAGAGGACGCAACTCTGCTCCATGCGTCATCTTTTTTGACGAGATTGATGCTCTGTGTCCTCGTCGCTCAGGGCATGAG tCAGGAGCCAGTGTGCGGGTGGTCAACCAGCTACTTACAGAGATGGATGGCTTAGAGACTCGACGACAGGTCTTCATCATGGCTGCTACAAACAGACCAG ATATCATTGACCCTGCCATTCTGAGGCCAGGTCGCCTAGATAAAACTCTGTATGTGGGCCTGCCGCCTGCAAAAGATCGCCATGAAATCCTGCTCACTATTACTAAG GGGGGGACCAAACCTCAACTGGAGCAAGATGTCAGTCTTGAAGAGATCGCCTTTGATGAGCGCTGTGATTGCTTAAC TGGGGCTGACCTGACTGCATTAGTGAGAGAAGCATCTGTTAATGCCCTGAGGGCCTACCTCAAGTCCCAGaatcctccagcttcctcctctg GTCCCAGATGCTCCGCTGGGTCAGTTGCTCACATCAGAGTCAGTAAACAGAACTTTGAGGATGCCTTCAAGAAAGTTAGACCATCAGTGTCCAAAAAg GATCAACGGACGTATGAGCTGCTCAGAGAGTCCCTCAGCAGATAA